One segment of Brassica napus cultivar Da-Ae chromosome C3, Da-Ae, whole genome shotgun sequence DNA contains the following:
- the LOC111204510 gene encoding F-box protein At3g07870 codes for MAQENSFKKRKITTVDDGGGLLESLPGDILTDIFSRLPISSLAKLMFVCRSWRSILTTQHGLVSSSCSSDKKPCLLLHCDSPIRNGLHFLDLSEEEKRIKTKKFTLRFASSMPEFDVVGSCNGLLCLSDSLYNDSLYLYNPFTTNSLELPECSNKYHDQELVFGFGFHQKTKEYKVVKIVYFRGSSSSYRGRGRIQYKQSEVQVLTLPTRRDQSLSWRSLGKAPYKFMKRPTEALVNGRLHFVTRPRRHVPDRKFVSFDLEDEEFREIPKPDCGGLNRINHRLVNLKGCLSAVVYGNYGKLDIWVMKSYGVKESWGKEYSIGTYVPKGLKQSSDRPMWIWKNAENGKVVRVLCVLENGEILLEYKSRVLVSYDPKLGKFKDLVVQGMPNWFHTVVHVGTLSWLDTPLDL; via the coding sequence atgGCTCAAGAGAACAGTTTCAAGAAGAGAAAGATCACCACCGTGGACGACGGTGGAGGACTTTTAGAATCCCTTCCCGGAGATATCCTCACCGACATATTCTCTCGCCTTCCCATCTCCTCCTTAGCTAAACTCATGTTCGTTTGCAGATCTTGGAGATCCATTTTGACGACACAACACGGTCttgtctcttcttcttgttcttccgaCAAGAAGCCATGTCTTCTCCTTCACTGCGACTCGCCAATACGCAACGGCCTCCACTTCTTGGACTTGTCTGAAGAAGAGAAACGTATCAAGACCAAGAAATTCACCTTAAGATTCGCATCTTCCATGCCTGAGTTCGACGTGGTAGGTTCTTGTAACGGTTTGCTCTGTTTGTCTGATTCTCTTTACAACGACTCTCTCTACCTCTACAACCCTTTCACCACAAACTCCTTAGAGCTTCCTGAATGTTCCAACAAGTACCATGATCAAGAACTCGTGTTCGGCTTCGGGTTCCATCAAAAGACAAAGGAGTACAAAGTTGTAAAGATAGTTTACTTCAGAGGTAGTAGTAGTAGCTACCGAGGTCGTGGTCGGATCCAGTACAAGCAATCAGAGGTTCAGGTCTTAACGTTGCCAACAAGAAGAGACCAATCTTTATCTTGGAGAAGCTTAGGGAAAGCTCCTTACAAGTTTATGAAACGTCCCACGGAGGCTTTGGTCAACGGGAGGTTACATTTTGTTACAAGACCTCGTAGGCACGTGCCTGATCGTAAGTTTGTATCATTTGATCTTGAAGATGAGGAGTTTAGAGAGATACCTAAACCGGATTGCGGTGGGCTAAACCGGATTAACCATAGGCTAGTGAACCTTAAAGGGTGTCTTAGTGCCGTTGTTTATGGAAACTATGGGAAGTTAGATATATGGGTTATGAAGAGCTATGGGGTTAAGGAGTCTTGGGGCAAAGAGTATAGCATTGGGACTTACGTGCCGAAGGGGCTAAAGCAGAGTTCGGACCGACCAATGTGGATTTGGAAGAACGCTGAGAATGGTAAAGTGGTTAGGGTTTTGTGTGTGTTGGAGAATGGAGAGATCTTGTTGGAGTATAAGAGCAGGGTTCTTGTGTCTTATGATCCAAAATTGGGTAAGTTTAAAGATCTTGTTGTTCAAGGTATGCCTAATTGGTTTCACACTGTTGTTCATGTTGGAACATTATCTTGGCTTGATACACCACTTGATTTATGa
- the LOC106388994 gene encoding polygalacturonase-like, with the protein MGSYLGIYTILVLCLLGYSANAEVFTVGGPPGSDITAALLKAFTSACQAPAPSQVLIPKGDFKLGEIAMTGPCKSPVEFTLQGNVKADGGSTQGKDRWVVFEKINGFKLNGGGTFDGEGNAAWKANNCHKTFECKKLPISVRFDFVDNAEIKDVTSLDAKNFHFNVISGKNMTFDNIKIIAPAESPNTDGIHLGRCEGVKILNTKISTGDDCISVGDGMKNLLIEKVVCGPGHGISVGSLGRYGWEQDVNDIKVINCTLEGTDNGLRIKTWPSAACTTTAAGIHFENIILNKVSNPILIDQEYCPWNQCNKSKPSTIKLVDITFRNIRGTSGNKDAVKLLCSKGHPCENVEIGDINIEYTGADGPPTFECTNVTPKLVGTQNPKACVGPVVKAPGQA; encoded by the exons atgggTTCATATTTAGGAATTTATACAATTTTGGTTCTATGTTTGCTGGGATATTCAGCCAATGCTGAGGTGTTCACCGTTGGTGGTCCTCCAGGTTCTGATATTACTGCG GCTCTTCTTAAAGCGTTCACATCAGCATGCCAAGCCCCTGCACCGAGCCAGGTTTTGATCCCAAAAGGTGACTTCAAGCTTGGTGAGATCGCTATGACTGGTCCATGCAAATCTCCAGTGGAGTTCACCCTTCAAGGCAATGTCAAAGCTGACGGTGGCTCAACGCAGGGAAAGGATAGGTGGGTCGTCTTCGAAAAAATCAATGGGTTTAAGCTGAACGGAGGTGGAACATTTGACGGTGAAGGCAATGCAGCGTGGAAGGCCAATAACTGCCACAAGACTTTTGAGTGCAAAAAACTTCCCATC AGTGTAAGGTTTGATTTTGTGGATAACGCTGAGATAAAAGACGTAACCTCGTTAGATGCCAAAAATTTCCACTTCAACGTTATCAGCGGCAAGAACATGACCTTCGATAACATCAAGATCATCGCTCCAGCTGAAAGCCCCAACACTGACGGTATCCATTTGGGAAGATGTGAGGGAGTCAAGATCCTCAACACTAAGATCTCCACAGGAGATGACTGCATCTCCGTGGGAGATGGGATGAAGAATCTCCTCATTGAAAAAGTTGTGTGCGGTCCTGGACACGGAATCAGTGTCGGAAGCCTTGGAAGATACGGATGGGAGCAAGATGTCAACGACATTAAGGTTATAAACTGCACCCTCGAAGGAACTGACAACGGGCTGAGGATCAAGACATGGCCATCTGCGGCTTGCACCACCACCGCTGCCGGTATTCATTTTGAGAATATCATCCTTAACAAAGTTAGCAACCCAATCCTCATCGACCAGGAGTACTGCCCTTGGAACCAATGCAACAAGAGC AAACCATCAACAATTAAGCTGGTGGACATTACCTTCAGGAATATTAGAGGAACATCAGGGAACAAGGACGCAGTGAAACTATTGTGCAGCAAGGGACATCCATGTGAGAACGTTGAGATTGGAGACATTAACATTGAGTACACAGGAGCTGATGGTCCACCCACTTTTGAGTGCACAAACGTCACACCTAAGCTTGTGGGAACTCAAAACCCAAAGGCTTGTGTTGGACCTGTGGTCAAGGCACCTGGCCAAGCGTAA
- the LOC111204511 gene encoding growth hormone-regulated TBC protein 1-like: protein MFGIQSKRDLTTELQSQIPILRPSIHARRANIVVKFQDLYGFTVEGNVDDVNVLNEVREKVRNQGRVWWALEASKGANWYLQPDILLTGDGIVSKTSLKISALSNAITLKRLIRKGIPPVLRPKVWFSLSGAAKKKSTVPESYYGDLTKAVDGMVTPATRQIDHDLPRTFPGHPWLDTPEGHAALRRVLVGYSFRDSDVGYCQGLNYVAALLLLVMKTEEDAFWMLAVLLENVLVRDCYTTNLSGCHVEQRVFKDLLSQKCPRIATHLDDMGFDVSLVATEWFLCLFSKSLPSETTLRVWDVLFYEGAKVLFHAALAIFKMKENELLMTHQVGDVINIIQTTSHQLFDPDELLTVAFEKIGSMTTNTISKQRKKQEPAVMAELDQRLRRLNSLKESGKST, encoded by the exons ATGTTCGGGATCCAAAGCAAAAGAGACTTAACAACCGAGCTCCAATCCCAAATCCCGATCCTCCGCCCCAGCATCCACGCCCGACGAGCCAACATCGTCGTCAAGTTCCAAGACCTATACGGCTTCACCGTAGAAGGAAACGTCGACGACGTCAACGTCCTAAACGAAGTCAGAGAGAAAGTGAGGAACCAAGGGCGTGTCTGGTGGGCTCTCGAAGCTAGCAAGGGAGCTAACTGGTATCTCCAGCCGGATATTCTGTTGACCGGAGACGGTATCGTCTCGAAGACGTCTCTAAAGATCTCGGCTTTGAGTAATGCCATTACGTTGAAGAGGCTGATCAGGAAAGGGATACCTCCCGTGCTGAGGCCTAAGGTTTGGTTCTCTCTCTCCGGTGCTGCTAAGAAGAAGTCTACTGTTCCGGAGAGTTATTACGGTGATTTGACTAAGGCTGTTGATGGGATGGTCACGCCTGCCACGCGGCAGATTGATCAT GATCTGCCACGGACTTTCCCAGGCCATCCATGGTTGGACACTCCAGAGGGTCATGCTGCTCTAAGGCGTGTGCTTGTTGGATATTCATTTCGAGACTCTGATGTTGGTTATTGCCAG GGACTAAACTATGTTGCAGCGTTACTGTTACTTGTCATGAAGACAGAAGAAGACGCCTTCTGGATGCTAGCAGTTCTTTTGGAAAACGTATTAGTCCGTGACTGCTACACAACCAACTTGTCTGGTTGCCATGTTGAGCAACGTGTTTTCAAAGATTTGCTCTCCCAAAAGTGTCCTCG aataGCTACTCATCTTGACGATATGGGCTTTGATGTTTCCCTTGTAGCCACAGAGTGGTTTCTATGCCTCTTTTCTAAAAGCTTGCCTTCTGag ACAACTCTACGAGTTTGGGATGTACTTTTCTATGAAGGAGCAAAGGTTCTTTTCCATGCAGCTTTGGCAATATTCAAG ATGAAAGAGAACGAGTTGCTTATGACACACCAGGTCGGTGATGTAATCAACATAATACAGACTACCTCACACCAGCTCTTTGACCCTGATGAGTTACTAACG GTGGCGTTTGAGAAAATTGGATCCATGACTACCAACACAATATCTAAGCAGAGGAAGAAGCAGGAACCAGCGGTGATGGCAGAACTTGACCAGAGACTACGGAGACTCAACTCTCTTAAAGAAAGTGGTAAGAGTACATAA
- the LOC111203984 gene encoding exopolygalacturonase clone GBGA483-like yields MVGLRRAKTLLFVVLVVMATTIANGAKMLKENDKDEPSKGSGETIDVKASGAKGDGITDDSKAFADAWKKACESKSPSKIKVRKGKYLVKTLEFKGPCKSAVTFEMDGHIMAPSKATPGKPHCGWINFEKLENFNLNGHGAIFDGQGAHAWKINDCAKTGKCNTLPINIRITGLTNSKIKGIKSTNSKLFHMNIINCKNLTLEDIGIDAPPESLNTDGIHIGRSNGVRLVRAKIKTGDDCISIGDGTENFLVENVECGPGHGIAIGSLGKYPNEQPVRGVTIRRSLIKNTDNGVRIKTWPGSPPGIVSNILFQDITMDNVSLPILIDQVYCPHGHCKKGGPSKVKLSDITYRDIKGTSASKVAVKLLCSPGVPCTNITLSNIDFVYTGKKGPAVSACSDIKPKLKGKMEPPACTEKAKPDS; encoded by the exons ATGGTGGGTTTGCGTCGAGCAAAGACACTACTTTTTGTAGTACTAGTGGTTATGGCCACAACAATAGCAAATGGGGCTAAAATGCTCAAAGAAAACGATAAAGACGAACCATCCAAAGGAAGCGGTGAAACAATTGATGTTAAAGCATCAGGAGCCAAAGGAGACGGCATAACCGATGACAGTAAG GCATTTGCGGATGCATGGAAAAAAGCATGTGAATCAAAATCACCAAGCAAGATTAAAGTGCGAAAGGGTAAGTATTTGGTAAAGACCTTAGAGTTCAAGGGTCCATGCAAAAGTGCCGTCACTTTCGAAATGGATGGCCATATAATGGCTCCTTCTAAGGCCACTCCTGGTAAACCTCATTGCGGATGGATTAATTTCGAAAAACTCGAGAATTTCAATTTGAACGGGCATGGAGCCATTTTTGATGGTCAAGGCGCCCACGCTTGGAAGATCAATGACTGTGCTAAAACTGGGAAATGCAACACTCTCCCGATC AACATCCGGATCACAGGTCTCACAAACTCGAAAATTAAAGGCATAAAATCAACAAACAGCAAACTTTTCCACATGAACATTATCAACTGTAAGAACTTAACGCTTGAGGATATTGGTATCGATGCACCTCCAGAGAGTCTTAACACCGATGGTATCCATATTGGAAGGTCTAATGGCGTCAGATTAGTACGTGCAAAGATTAAAACCGGAGATGACTGCATTTCCATAGGAGATGGTACTGAAAATTTTCTTGTCGAGAACGTAGAATGTGGACCAGGACATGGTATTGCCATCGGAAGTCTTGGAAAGTACCCTAATGAGCAACCAGTGAGAGGAGTCACCATTAGGAGAAGCCTCATCAAGAACACTGATAACGGTGTCCGCATCAAGACATGGCCTGGATCTCCCCCTGGTATCGTCTCCAACATTCTTTTCCAGGATATCACAATGGACAATGTTAGCTTACCTATTCTCATAGACCAAGTGTATTGCCCTCATGGCCACTGCAAGAAAGGg GGACCATCGAAAGTGAAGTTGTCGGACATCACCTACAGGGACATTAAGGGCACATCAGCGTCAAAGGTGGCTGTGAAACTACTTTGCAGCCCAGGAGTGCCTTGCACTAATATTACTCTCTCTAACATAGACTTCGTATACACTGGTAAAAAGGGACCAGCTGTTTCGGCATGTTCTGACATCAAGCCTAAACTCAAAGGAAAGATGGAACCACCTGCTTGCACTGAAAAAGCTAAACCGGATTCTTAA
- the LOC106443974 gene encoding reactive oxygen species modulator 1-like: protein MAKDCLTKVVAGAAIGGAVGGAVGAVYGTYEAIRFKVPGLMKIRYIGQTTMGSAAIFGLFLGAGSLIHCGK from the exons ATGGCGAAAGATTGTTTAACGAAAGTCGTTGCCGGAGCTGCAATCGGCGGCGCAGTTGGCGGCGCTGTAG GTGCTGTCTATGGAACTTACGAGGCGATTAGATTCAAG GTCCCTGGGCTAATGAAGATAAGGTACATAGGGCAGACAACCATGGGCAGTGCAGCGATTTTCGGGCTTTTCCTAGGTGCAGGCAGTTTGATACACTGTGGAAAATAA
- the LOC106439161 gene encoding rho GDP-dissociation inhibitor 1-like: protein MSLVSSSRDMGGDDESTSRTHRHDGTDDEGVESLGRQMSESSICATEEEEEDDDSKLHLGPQYTIKEHLEKDKDDESLRKWKEQLLGSVDVTNIGETLDPEVKIISLAILSPGRPDIVLMVPENGNPKGMWFTLKEGSKYCLKFTFHVNNNIVSGLRYTNTVWKTGVKVDRTKEMLGTFSPQLEPYNHVMPEETTPSGLFARGSYSARTKFLDDDNKCYLEINYSFDIRKEWPAV, encoded by the exons atGTCTTTGGTATCGAGTTCCAGAGACATGGGAGGAGACGACGAAAGCACGTCGAGAACTCATCGTCACGACGGCACAGACGACGAGGGCGTTGAGTCCTTGGGGAGGCAGATGAGCGAGTCTTCTATCTGCGctacagaggaagaagaagaagacgatgattCCAAGTTGCATTTGGGTCCTCAGTACACTATCAAGGAGCATCTCGAGAAGGATAAA GATGATGAGAGTCTGAGGAAGTGGAAGGAACAGCTTCTTGGAAGTGTTGATGTCACCAACATTGGag AGACTCTTGACCCTGAAGTGAAGATCATTAGCCTGGCCATCTTATCACCTGGAAGACCTGACATTGTGCTTATGGTACCCGAGAATGGGAATCCAAAGGGAATGTGGTTTACtttgaaagaagggagcaagtACTGTTTGAAATTCACATTTCATGTTAACAACAACATTGTCTCTGGTCTTAGGTACACCAATACAGTCTGGAAGACAGGTGTTAAAG TGGACAGAACAAAGGAGATGCTTGGAACTTTTAGTCCTCAGTTGGAGCCATACAACCACGTGATGCCTGAAGAGACCACTCCTTCTGGCTTGTTTGCTCGAGGATCATATTCTGCAAGAACTAAG TTTCTTGATGATGATAATAAGTGCTACTTGGAGATCAACTACAGCTTCGACATCCGTAAAGAATGGCCTGCGGTTTGA
- the LOC111204509 gene encoding U11/U12 small nuclear ribonucleoprotein 25 kDa protein: MESGDIVGTGDYDVETKREKLKSLLSQLLADPILADVPKNPTLSDVVTLVSLEKGSAMRLSIVKLDGSSLDVAVMNSATLKDLKLLIKKKVNEMEQANMGHRHISWKHVWSNFCLSCNNEKLLDDDVVLQDVGVRNNSQIAFVPYVMKKGPGRHSKRKKHRLFRSLHKTC; this comes from the exons ATGGAGAGCGGCGATATTGTCGGAACCGGAGATTACGACGTTGAGACGAAGCGAGAGAAGCTGAAATCGTTGCTCTCTCAGCTACTCGCCGATCCGATTCTAGCCGACGTTCCGAAGAATCCAACACTTTCAGATGTCGTCACTCTCGTCAGTCTTGAAAAAGGAAGCGCTATGCGTCTCTCCATCGTCAAGCTCGACGGCTCTTCCTtgg ATGTGGCGGTCATGAATTCAGCTACTTTGAAGGATCTGAAGCTTTTGATCAAGAAGAAAGTTAATGAGATGGAGCAAGCGAACATGGGTCATCGCCACATCTCTTG GAAGCATGTATGGTCAAACTTTTGTCTTTCGTGTAATAACGAGAAGTTGCTTGATGATGACGTAGTTCTTCAGGATGTCGGAGTCCGGAACAATTCTCAG ATTGCCTTTGTTCCATATGTGATGAAGAAGGGTCCGGGAAGACACTCTAAGAGGAAAAAGCATCGTCTCTTTCGTTCACTCCACAAGACTTGTTAG